The Acidimicrobiales bacterium genome includes a window with the following:
- a CDS encoding bifunctional 3,4-dihydroxy-2-butanone-4-phosphate synthase/GTP cyclohydrolase II, producing MSLAPALIEDAIAAIAAGQMVVVVDDEDRENEGDLIIAAEHATPETMAFFVRHTSGLICAAVTTERADQLDLPLMVERNTEAQRTAFTVTVDYREGTTTGISATDRSLTARSLVDPMTRPEDLARPGHLHVLRAREGGVLKRAGHTEAAVDLARLAGVAPAGVLCEVVTEDGLGMARRDELEAFAQKHGLLLVTIADLIKYRRQTERLVKRTAEARLPTEFGEFRCVAYESVLDRETHLAFVMGEPVGEPNVLVRVHSECLTGDVFGSKRCDCGAQLHEALKMIAREGLGIVVYLRGHEGRGIGIAHKLQAYGLQDEGLDTVDANVELGLPVDSREYGIGAQILVDLGITTMRLLTNNPAKRGGLEGFGLQITERVPVRIEPNEENLRYLRTKRDRLGHLLDDIDLIDPRLEPAVLEGDAVASEELS from the coding sequence GTGAGCCTCGCGCCGGCTCTGATCGAAGATGCGATCGCCGCCATCGCCGCCGGGCAGATGGTGGTCGTCGTCGACGACGAGGACCGCGAGAACGAAGGCGACCTCATCATCGCCGCAGAGCACGCGACACCGGAGACGATGGCGTTCTTCGTCCGCCACACGTCAGGTCTCATCTGCGCAGCGGTGACTACCGAGCGAGCGGACCAACTGGACCTGCCCCTTATGGTCGAACGCAACACCGAGGCGCAGCGCACCGCCTTCACGGTCACGGTCGACTACCGGGAGGGCACCACGACGGGCATCTCGGCCACCGACCGCTCCCTGACCGCTCGGTCACTGGTGGACCCCATGACCCGCCCGGAGGATCTCGCGCGTCCCGGCCACCTCCACGTTCTGCGAGCCCGCGAGGGCGGGGTTCTCAAAAGAGCCGGCCACACCGAGGCCGCCGTCGACCTCGCCCGGCTCGCCGGTGTGGCGCCGGCCGGTGTGCTGTGCGAGGTTGTCACCGAAGACGGGCTAGGAATGGCCCGGCGCGACGAACTCGAAGCCTTCGCCCAGAAGCACGGACTGCTCCTTGTGACCATTGCCGACCTGATCAAATACCGCCGGCAGACCGAGCGGCTGGTGAAGCGCACCGCAGAGGCGCGCCTGCCAACGGAGTTCGGCGAGTTTCGGTGCGTCGCCTACGAGAGCGTCCTCGACCGCGAGACCCACCTGGCTTTCGTCATGGGTGAGCCGGTCGGCGAGCCCAACGTGTTGGTCAGGGTTCACAGCGAGTGCCTGACCGGGGACGTGTTCGGTTCGAAGCGCTGCGATTGCGGCGCTCAACTGCACGAGGCGCTGAAGATGATCGCCCGGGAGGGTCTCGGCATCGTGGTGTACCTGCGCGGCCACGAAGGCCGGGGAATCGGGATAGCCCACAAACTGCAGGCCTACGGGTTGCAGGACGAGGGGCTCGACACCGTCGACGCGAACGTCGAGTTGGGGCTCCCCGTCGACAGCCGCGAGTACGGTATCGGGGCCCAGATACTCGTAGACCTGGGGATCACCACCATGCGTCTGTTGACCAACAACCCGGCCAAGAGGGGAGGCCTCGAGGGCTTCGGGCTGCAGATCACCGAGCGGGTACCCGTCCGGATCGAACCCAACGAGGAGAACCTGCGGTACCTGCGGACCAAGCGTGATCGCCTCGGGCATCTTCTCGACGACATCGACCTGATCGACCCTCGACTCGAACCTGCCGTCCTGGAGGGTGACGCCGTGGCCAGCGAGGAGTTGTCGTGA
- the ribE gene encoding 6,7-dimethyl-8-ribityllumazine synthase, which yields MNVFEGHLGGGGLRFAIAASRFNGTIVERLVEGAVDGLRRHGVDDSRIDLAWAPGAFELPLVVARLAETGGYDAFIALGAVIRGATGHYDFVAGQCAAGIQRVQLDSGVPVVFGVLTTDTIEQAIERSGTKAGNKGFEAAATAIEMANLLGALPKREA from the coding sequence GTGAACGTGTTCGAAGGGCATCTCGGAGGCGGCGGTCTTCGTTTCGCCATCGCCGCGAGCCGTTTCAACGGCACGATCGTCGAGCGCCTCGTCGAGGGTGCGGTCGACGGGCTCCGGCGGCACGGCGTCGACGACTCGAGGATCGACCTGGCATGGGCGCCCGGCGCGTTCGAGCTGCCGCTCGTGGTCGCGCGCCTGGCCGAGACGGGAGGCTACGACGCCTTCATAGCTCTCGGTGCCGTCATACGCGGTGCCACCGGACACTACGACTTCGTCGCCGGCCAGTGCGCAGCCGGGATCCAACGGGTGCAGCTCGACTCGGGTGTGCCCGTCGTGTTCGGCGTCTTGACGACCGACACGATCGAGCAGGCGATCGAACGCTCCGGGACCAAGGCGGGCAACAAGGGCTTCGAGGCGGCGGCCACTGCCATCGAGATGGCGAACCTGCTCGGGGCGCTGCCGAAGCGAGAGGCCTGA
- the hisG gene encoding ATP phosphoribosyltransferase has protein sequence MLRLVLPKGSLERATLELFEAADLAVIRSSSVDYRASIDDPRISEVRILRPQEIPEYVAEGLFDLGITGRDWIEETSSDVASLGELRYSKVTAQPVRVVLAVAEESAVKSVADLPSGTRVSTEYPKLTSRFLESHGVDAEVRLSHGATEAKIPEIADAVVEITETGRALRAAGLRIIATILESYTELIANPASYADDAKRHAMQQLMSLLTGTLIARGRVLVKLNVVETALDSVIELLPAMKSPTVSKLFGEDGFAVEAVVPKHTINTLIPALKDHGATDIIELPIAKIVP, from the coding sequence TTGCTCCGCCTGGTACTTCCGAAGGGGTCGTTGGAGCGCGCAACCCTCGAGCTGTTCGAAGCGGCCGATCTCGCGGTCATCCGCAGCTCGTCGGTCGACTATCGAGCTTCGATCGACGATCCCCGGATATCCGAGGTGCGGATCCTCCGGCCCCAGGAGATACCCGAGTACGTCGCGGAGGGGCTGTTCGACCTTGGCATCACCGGTAGGGACTGGATCGAGGAGACATCCAGCGACGTCGCCTCACTCGGCGAGCTGCGCTACAGCAAGGTGACCGCTCAGCCGGTCCGCGTCGTGCTGGCTGTGGCCGAGGAGTCCGCCGTGAAATCGGTTGCCGACCTTCCCTCCGGCACCAGGGTCTCCACGGAGTACCCGAAGCTCACCAGCAGGTTCCTCGAATCGCACGGCGTCGACGCGGAGGTACGCCTCTCCCATGGTGCGACAGAGGCGAAAATCCCCGAGATCGCCGACGCTGTGGTCGAGATCACCGAGACGGGCAGAGCCCTGCGCGCCGCCGGCCTGCGGATCATCGCAACGATCCTCGAGTCCTACACGGAGCTGATCGCCAACCCGGCGTCGTACGCCGACGACGCCAAGCGTCACGCGATGCAACAGCTGATGAGCCTCCTGACCGGAACGCTGATCGCTCGCGGGAGGGTGCTGGTGAAGCTGAACGTGGTGGAGACCGCCCTCGATTCGGTCATCGAACTGCTGCCGGCCATGAAGTCGCCTACCGTGTCGAAGCTGTTCGGGGAGGACGGCTTCGCCGTGGAGGCGGTCGTCCCCAAGCACACCATCAATACGCTCATCCCGGCGTTGAAGGATCACGGCGCCACGGACATCATCGAGCTGCCGATCGCCAAGATCGTCCCGTGA
- the infC gene encoding translation initiation factor IF-3, with the protein MAAAPDQNDHRTNDRIRAREVLLIDPDGKQLGIKPLPEALSIARQLDLDLVEVAAEANPPVCRVMDYNRFKYEAAQRAKESRRKATTTGIKEMKYRPKIGSGDFDTKTRQVARFLGEGHKVKITIMFRGREMSHPELGKRILDHVAETVGAVAKVEAAPKLDGRNMIMVLAPDRRAQQVKKGDPNGTPPQDEGAAGAVATAEEAGAASTAPATAEPS; encoded by the coding sequence ATAGCCGCTGCACCTGACCAGAACGACCACCGAACCAACGACAGGATCCGGGCCCGCGAGGTCCTGCTCATCGATCCGGACGGCAAGCAGCTTGGGATCAAGCCGCTGCCCGAGGCATTGAGCATCGCCCGCCAGCTCGATCTCGACCTTGTGGAGGTGGCCGCCGAGGCAAACCCGCCGGTCTGCAGGGTCATGGACTACAACCGCTTCAAGTACGAAGCGGCCCAGAGGGCCAAGGAGTCCCGGCGTAAGGCGACGACCACGGGGATCAAGGAGATGAAGTACCGCCCGAAGATCGGCAGCGGCGACTTCGACACCAAGACCCGCCAGGTCGCCCGCTTCCTCGGGGAGGGCCACAAGGTCAAGATCACCATCATGTTCCGGGGCCGCGAGATGAGCCATCCCGAGCTCGGCAAGCGGATCCTCGACCACGTCGCCGAAACAGTCGGCGCCGTGGCGAAGGTGGAAGCAGCCCCGAAGCTCGATGGTCGGAACATGATCATGGTGCTTGCCCCAGACCGCAGGGCGCAGCAAGTGAAGAAGGGCGATCCCAACGGGACCCCGCCGCAGGACGAGGGTGCAGCAGGCGCCGTGGCCACCGCCGAGGAAGCCGGGGCGGCTTCCACCGCACCAGCCACCGCGGAACCCTCCTAG
- the rpmI gene encoding 50S ribosomal protein L35 — MPKMKTDRGAAKRFKITGSGKLRRRQAFRSHILEKKSSTRTRRLAREVDVAPGDVKAVKRLLGI; from the coding sequence ATGCCGAAGATGAAAACCGACAGAGGCGCGGCGAAGCGCTTCAAGATCACGGGTAGCGGCAAGCTGCGCCGGCGCCAGGCGTTCCGTTCTCACATCCTGGAGAAGAAGTCGTCCACGCGCACCCGCCGGCTCGCCCGCGAGGTCGACGTCGCTCCTGGCGACGTCAAGGCAGTGAAGCGCCTCCTCGGCATCTGA
- the rplT gene encoding 50S ribosomal protein L20 → MARVKRAVHSKKHRRAVLEQAQGYYGNKSRSYRAAHEQVMHSLQYAFRDRRARKGDFRQLWIQRINAAARLHGLSYSRLIAGLRVAGVEVDRKILADLAVRDDAAFGSLVGTAKEALEGAAAAVADGGAGSATA, encoded by the coding sequence ATGGCCCGGGTCAAGCGTGCCGTCCACAGCAAGAAGCACCGCCGCGCCGTGCTGGAGCAGGCGCAGGGCTATTACGGCAACAAGAGCCGTAGCTACCGCGCCGCGCACGAGCAGGTCATGCACTCCTTGCAGTACGCGTTCCGTGACCGCCGCGCCCGCAAGGGTGACTTCCGGCAGCTCTGGATCCAGCGAATCAACGCCGCGGCTCGCCTGCACGGTCTCAGCTACAGCCGGCTAATCGCCGGCTTGCGAGTCGCAGGTGTCGAGGTCGATCGCAAGATCCTGGCCGATCTCGCCGTTCGCGACGACGCGGCCTTCGGCTCCCTGGTGGGCACGGCCAAAGAAGCGCTGGAAGGGGCGGCCGCCGCCGTTGCCGACGGTGGCGCCGGTTCCGCCACCGCCTGA
- a CDS encoding RNA methyltransferase, whose product MFVVEGRKALEEATAARADVETVYVDPAAAGDGELAVVAAAASAGAAVTEVQPGVLGRVCDTVTPQPVAATVRSIDVTLAELGHTRPQLVAVLAGVSDPGNAGSLLRSAAASGAGGFVICDGSVDLYNPKTVRASAGAIFRIPVVKGPSGDEIAPQLRSLGFRVIATSAGAGEAYTEVDLSGPVAVILGNEAHGLPASLAGACDSALSIPMAGGTESLGVAAAGAVIFFEAARQRRLARVAGAA is encoded by the coding sequence CTGTTCGTCGTCGAGGGACGCAAGGCCCTGGAGGAGGCAACCGCGGCGCGGGCGGACGTCGAGACCGTCTACGTCGATCCCGCCGCCGCCGGTGACGGCGAGCTCGCCGTGGTCGCGGCGGCCGCTTCCGCCGGCGCGGCGGTCACAGAGGTGCAGCCGGGCGTGCTCGGGCGCGTCTGTGACACGGTGACACCCCAGCCGGTGGCCGCGACGGTGCGCAGCATCGACGTCACCCTCGCCGAACTCGGGCACACCAGGCCGCAGCTCGTAGCTGTCCTGGCGGGGGTGAGCGATCCCGGCAACGCGGGGTCACTCCTGAGGAGCGCGGCCGCGTCGGGTGCCGGCGGGTTCGTGATCTGCGACGGCTCGGTCGACTTGTACAACCCCAAGACGGTCCGGGCGAGCGCCGGCGCGATCTTCCGGATCCCGGTGGTCAAAGGACCGTCCGGCGACGAGATCGCCCCGCAGCTGCGCAGCCTCGGTTTCCGGGTCATCGCCACATCCGCCGGCGCGGGCGAGGCCTACACGGAGGTGGACCTGTCAGGTCCTGTGGCGGTGATCCTCGGCAACGAAGCGCACGGTCTGCCCGCAAGCCTCGCCGGCGCGTGCGACTCCGCGCTGAGCATCCCGATGGCCGGCGGCACCGAGTCGCTGGGGGTGGCGGCGGCCGGAGCGGTGATCTTCTTCGAAGCGGCACGCCAGAGACGGCTCGCCAGAGTGGCAGGTGCCGCGTGA
- a CDS encoding PAS domain-containing sensor histidine kinase: MNDNPGVPAGVVDLLPDAVFGLDADAKVTFANRAALELTGYTSDDLTGRLCAECLSARDLDGRPLLSGGWHPSTRLRSVRGMSQQTVVVRRKDGRDLVASLAGSYQRDSAGALTGAVISLRDAAGRTGSDVSGIEIVSTVSHELRSPLTSVKGYTSLLLNRWDRLPDDQKQMMLEQVNHDADRVTRLITELLDISRLETGRLRLRRQLVDLPRIASNVVEKVTLEYPELEATTEFPVEFPKVYADPDKVEQVLTNLVENACKYGSPRGLRIVGAVEDGKVSVAVSDRGEGIPAADLPKVFTKFFRRSEGRPTGSGLGLWISRGLVESHGGDLTAESAPGVGATFRFTLPLIDLDRLQEQ; encoded by the coding sequence GTGAACGACAACCCCGGCGTTCCTGCCGGCGTCGTCGACCTGCTGCCCGACGCGGTTTTCGGCCTGGACGCGGACGCGAAGGTGACCTTCGCGAACCGCGCAGCGCTGGAGCTGACGGGGTACACCTCCGATGACCTCACCGGTCGGCTGTGTGCGGAGTGCCTGTCGGCGAGGGATCTCGACGGCCGGCCTCTCCTCAGCGGAGGGTGGCACCCCTCGACGAGGCTGCGGTCCGTGCGCGGCATGTCCCAGCAGACCGTCGTGGTTCGGCGCAAGGACGGGCGCGACCTCGTGGCCTCGCTGGCCGGCTCGTACCAGCGCGACAGTGCCGGAGCTCTGACCGGGGCGGTCATCAGCCTGCGCGACGCTGCTGGGCGGACCGGGTCCGATGTCAGCGGCATCGAGATCGTCTCGACGGTCAGTCACGAACTGCGGTCGCCTCTCACTTCGGTGAAGGGCTACACCAGCCTGCTTCTGAACCGTTGGGACCGCTTGCCGGACGATCAGAAGCAGATGATGCTCGAGCAGGTCAACCACGACGCCGACCGTGTCACCAGGTTGATCACGGAGTTGCTGGACATCAGCCGGCTCGAGACGGGGCGTCTGCGTCTCCGGCGCCAGCTCGTGGACCTTCCGAGGATCGCGTCGAACGTGGTCGAGAAGGTGACACTCGAGTACCCGGAGCTCGAAGCGACGACCGAGTTCCCCGTCGAGTTCCCGAAGGTGTACGCCGATCCCGACAAGGTCGAACAGGTCCTCACCAACCTGGTGGAGAACGCGTGCAAGTACGGCTCCCCGCGCGGACTGCGCATCGTCGGGGCGGTCGAAGACGGCAAGGTGTCCGTCGCGGTGTCCGACCGCGGCGAAGGAATACCGGCTGCCGACCTGCCGAAGGTGTTCACCAAATTCTTCAGAAGATCAGAAGGACGCCCGACCGGGTCAGGGCTCGGTTTGTGGATCAGCCGTGGCCTGGTGGAGTCTCACGGCGGCGACCTCACCGCGGAGTCCGCTCCAGGCGTTGGCGCCACCTTCCGTTTCACCCTCCCCCTCATCGACTTGGACAGGCTTCAGGAACAGTGA
- the pheS gene encoding phenylalanine--tRNA ligase subunit alpha — translation MSNDASDEGHDLEQFTAAVRQAEYDAAELLGKVGDAAALRDAERDALGKRSKLAGLNSQLGKLTADQRRAAGAVLHAARSRLEQLASSRRSELETVERSRRSEAERLDLTEVLARQAGAPLGRFDRRRGRLNLVTQTRDELEDTFVSMGFAVAEGPEAETDWYNFEALNMPPAHPARGMWDTLYLKLGEPETVLLRTHTSPVQIRLMESKQLPLYSVMPGRCYRRDTPDARHLPVFHQIEGLVVDEGITFGDMAGIIEEFTNAFFGEGMHSRLRPSFFPFTEPSAEFEVTCPICGGSGCRTCSGSGWIELGGCGMVDPNVFEAVGIDPEIYSGFAFGFGIDRLAQVRHGLPDMRALLDNDIRFLTQF, via the coding sequence GTGAGCAACGACGCATCAGACGAAGGGCACGACCTCGAGCAGTTCACCGCAGCGGTCCGGCAAGCGGAGTACGACGCTGCCGAGCTGCTCGGGAAGGTCGGCGACGCAGCGGCCCTTCGGGACGCGGAGCGCGACGCGCTCGGTAAGCGGTCGAAGCTCGCGGGCCTCAACTCGCAGCTCGGCAAGCTCACCGCCGACCAGCGCCGCGCGGCCGGAGCCGTCCTCCACGCCGCCCGCTCCCGCCTCGAACAGCTCGCCTCGAGCCGCCGGTCCGAGCTGGAGACGGTCGAGCGGTCCCGGCGCTCCGAAGCCGAAAGACTCGACCTGACAGAGGTTCTCGCACGTCAGGCCGGAGCACCCCTCGGCAGGTTCGACCGCCGCCGCGGCCGTCTCAACCTGGTCACCCAGACTCGAGACGAGCTCGAGGACACGTTCGTGTCCATGGGGTTCGCGGTGGCCGAGGGCCCCGAAGCCGAGACCGACTGGTACAACTTCGAGGCTCTCAACATGCCACCAGCACATCCCGCTCGAGGTATGTGGGACACGCTCTACCTCAAGCTCGGCGAGCCCGAGACCGTCCTGCTGCGAACCCACACCTCACCGGTGCAGATCCGTTTGATGGAATCGAAGCAGCTTCCGCTCTATTCGGTCATGCCGGGGCGGTGCTACCGGCGCGACACGCCCGACGCTCGCCATCTCCCCGTCTTTCACCAGATCGAAGGGCTCGTGGTCGACGAGGGCATCACCTTCGGCGACATGGCCGGCATCATCGAGGAGTTCACCAACGCATTCTTCGGGGAGGGGATGCATTCGCGGTTGAGGCCGTCGTTCTTCCCGTTCACCGAGCCTTCCGCCGAGTTCGAAGTGACCTGCCCCATCTGCGGCGGCTCCGGGTGCCGGACCTGCAGCGGTTCGGGATGGATCGAGCTCGGCGGTTGCGGGATGGTCGACCCGAACGTGTTCGAGGCCGTCGGCATCGACCCCGAGATCTACAGCGGGTTCGCCTTCGGGTTCGGCATCGACCGTCTCGCTCAGGTGCGCCACGGCCTGCCTGATATGCGCGCCCTGCTCGACAACGACATCCGTTTCCTCACTCAGTTCTAG
- the pheT gene encoding phenylalanine--tRNA ligase subunit beta — protein MRAPLSWLRDYAPLEGSVEDLATALSELGLVVEGVEQIGAGLGDVVVAKVEAIRPHPDADRIRLVDVDAGGGDTLQIVCGAWNFSEGDLVPLAPAGAVLPGGFEISRRKMRGEWSNGMLCSAPELELPEQEGSAGGLLILPAGLAAPGTPLVEAMGLHPDVVFDLDVSPNRPDALCMAGIARDLAARLGQPWTLPAEPAPPAPSAGVPDAVVSVECGDLCPRFTGTVIEGVPQGPSPAWIARRLTMAGMRPINAVVDVSNYVMLDLGQPNHAYDLDRLGGGGILVRRGRPGETLVTLDGVERSLQPGDCVIADANGDGVGVGGIMGGADSEISGSTSRVLLEAAWFTPMAIARTGKRLGLGSEARSRFERGVDPDVTLNSVERFVGLLASVAGAGSLRRGRTTDVVDSSALPATTTVQLRVHRVNSLLGTDLQEEEVVSLLEPIGFKARGAGDSTGSLDVTIPSWRLDSDREIDVVEEVARMWGYERIDRTVPSGAAGRVGGLTRRQRERRQIRQVLAGAGFDEAWTTTFLAPGDLERAGLDPRAVEVENPLDRSESILRTSLLPGLLKAARFNRDRQAGDIFLFEIGRVFALPAGDQATPEESEHLGVIIAPASAATANSDGSAAYAAAATWRTLSEALGLEHGSMTPEQTGGWHPARAVKLAGPSGSALGVAGEVDPDVLAAYGIAGRVGFLSLSLDAVYEHPRLPREAKAVSRFPASDIDLAFVVAEPVLAAEVRKTLDQSAGDVLEDVWLFDVFRGVQIGDGNKSLAFRLRFRASDRTLGESELADLRKLAIESVTARFEASLRS, from the coding sequence ATGCGTGCACCACTGTCATGGCTTCGCGACTACGCGCCACTCGAAGGCAGCGTCGAGGACCTCGCAACCGCGCTGTCGGAACTCGGGCTGGTCGTGGAGGGAGTCGAGCAGATCGGGGCCGGACTCGGCGACGTCGTCGTTGCGAAAGTGGAGGCGATCCGGCCGCACCCCGACGCCGACCGGATCCGCCTCGTCGACGTCGACGCCGGAGGTGGCGACACACTGCAGATCGTCTGCGGAGCGTGGAACTTCTCCGAAGGCGACCTCGTACCGCTCGCACCCGCCGGCGCCGTGCTTCCCGGAGGCTTCGAGATCTCCCGCCGCAAGATGCGCGGCGAGTGGTCCAACGGGATGCTCTGCTCGGCGCCGGAGTTGGAGCTTCCCGAACAGGAAGGTTCCGCCGGGGGGCTTCTGATCCTGCCGGCCGGCCTTGCAGCGCCGGGCACGCCGCTGGTCGAGGCGATGGGCCTCCACCCCGACGTTGTGTTCGACCTGGACGTCAGCCCGAACCGGCCGGATGCGCTCTGCATGGCGGGCATCGCCAGAGACCTGGCAGCGCGGCTCGGCCAACCGTGGACCTTGCCGGCAGAGCCGGCTCCGCCGGCCCCCTCCGCAGGCGTGCCGGACGCGGTGGTCTCGGTCGAATGCGGAGACCTCTGCCCCCGCTTCACCGGCACCGTCATCGAGGGAGTCCCGCAGGGTCCCTCGCCCGCCTGGATCGCCAGACGGCTCACGATGGCCGGCATGCGCCCGATCAACGCTGTGGTCGACGTCTCCAACTACGTCATGCTCGACCTCGGCCAACCGAACCATGCCTACGACCTGGACCGGCTGGGGGGCGGGGGGATACTCGTGCGAAGGGGGCGCCCCGGCGAGACCCTCGTGACCCTCGACGGGGTAGAGCGGTCGCTTCAACCCGGCGACTGCGTCATCGCGGACGCGAACGGCGACGGTGTCGGCGTCGGCGGGATCATGGGAGGAGCCGACTCGGAGATCTCAGGATCCACCAGCCGGGTCCTGCTCGAGGCGGCGTGGTTCACCCCCATGGCAATCGCCAGGACCGGCAAGCGTCTCGGGCTCGGCTCGGAGGCCCGTTCGCGCTTCGAAAGGGGTGTCGACCCGGATGTCACGCTCAACTCGGTGGAGCGCTTCGTCGGGCTCCTCGCGTCGGTCGCCGGCGCCGGATCGCTGAGGCGCGGGCGCACGACCGACGTGGTCGACAGCTCAGCGCTTCCCGCGACCACGACCGTTCAGCTGCGCGTGCATCGCGTCAACTCTCTGCTGGGGACCGACTTGCAGGAAGAGGAGGTCGTGTCCCTCCTGGAGCCGATCGGCTTCAAGGCTCGCGGCGCGGGCGACTCTACGGGGAGCCTCGACGTGACCATCCCCTCGTGGAGGCTGGACTCCGACAGGGAGATCGACGTCGTCGAGGAAGTCGCGCGGATGTGGGGGTACGAGCGGATCGACCGGACCGTGCCCTCCGGTGCCGCTGGACGAGTCGGCGGTCTGACGCGCCGCCAGCGGGAGAGACGCCAGATCCGCCAGGTGCTGGCCGGCGCCGGTTTCGACGAGGCGTGGACGACCACGTTCCTCGCGCCGGGGGATCTCGAGCGCGCCGGCCTGGATCCCCGTGCGGTCGAGGTGGAGAACCCGCTGGACAGGTCCGAGTCGATCCTGCGCACGTCGCTTTTGCCCGGACTGCTGAAGGCGGCACGGTTCAACCGCGACCGCCAGGCCGGCGACATCTTCCTGTTCGAGATCGGGCGCGTGTTCGCGCTGCCGGCGGGGGACCAGGCGACGCCGGAGGAGTCGGAACATCTCGGTGTGATCATCGCTCCCGCCTCCGCCGCGACGGCGAACTCCGACGGGTCCGCTGCCTACGCCGCTGCAGCGACCTGGAGGACGTTGAGCGAAGCCCTGGGACTCGAACATGGCTCCATGACGCCCGAGCAGACCGGCGGATGGCATCCCGCTCGCGCCGTCAAGCTCGCCGGCCCGTCAGGATCTGCGCTCGGGGTCGCAGGAGAGGTCGATCCCGACGTCCTCGCCGCCTACGGGATCGCCGGGCGGGTGGGGTTCCTGTCGCTCTCCCTGGACGCCGTCTACGAGCACCCTCGACTACCACGGGAAGCCAAGGCGGTGAGCCGGTTCCCGGCGAGCGACATCGACCTCGCGTTCGTCGTAGCGGAGCCAGTCCTGGCGGCCGAGGTCAGGAAAACGCTGGACCAGTCGGCCGGGGACGTGCT